From the genome of Tenrec ecaudatus isolate mTenEca1 chromosome 1, mTenEca1.hap1, whole genome shotgun sequence:
TCACATCTAAAAACTTAACTCAGGAACAAACATCCAGTGTTTACACTTTCCTTACTGCTGTCCACGTTACAGTTCAGGTTGTGATCCAAATGTCCAAACTTTGTATTCTTTAACGTCTTTCTTTAGCTATAGGCTCCACTTCTGCCTCCATTGCAGCTTGTCTGCTGACGAAACTGTCCTACAGTGTCCTCTAGGTCTCACTCATTGTGTTCTCGGGTGGTTTAAACCAAAAgccgtgtttctctagtctcctatTGCCTGTAAACTGGTAGTTAAATTTGGGGCAATACTTCACTTAGGGTGATGGTGTGTGAAAAAGTGAAACGAGTTCATGTGGGCCTTCAAATAACAATTGTTCAAGTCTTTATAAAATAGTAAAAATGGAATTTTATCACATATTTATTACACAATCACTTATAACTTTATAAAAATACTGCCCAGATATACACAAAAATTTCCTGATCAtgggaatttaaaaaaaacactacccccaaccccccacccccaccaagttCCACACCAATCGTCTATCTAGATTGGCTTAATCTTGAAATGTAATCCAATAAGACTGAAGACCAAACACTTCAGGTCCTGGACAAGGTAATAAAACACCCGTAAGCCTTCTGGGTCCCTAAAACACAAGAAGAATGTTCAGAAAATTAGTGCAAGGCTTCAGAAAATATCACCTAACAACCAGGGTTAGTAATGGACCAAGATGCTCACACAAAGGCATTAGCATTGAAACCTTGAAAGCAATGTTCAAAAGGAAGTTAATATGGAATAAAatgaggccttttaaacattttttaaaatgtggaaatGCTTGTATTAAGTGAGATTAAAATAAGAAAAGCCAGAGGCGGGCATACATTCTAAGATCCTTTTGTAGTAGAGTCATGCCTCAACCGTGTAACTTGTTCCCATTGACATAACATGAATTGAAGAATTTAGACTAAACAATTGAGGTTCACCAAAGTCAAGAGGACTTTGAAGACGCAGAGTCTGACGAGCAACATCCGAAAGCCGCTCAGGCCAGGAGACTGGCATTTCTGTTGAGCACTGGCCTGCCGGCCGGGCGTCTTGCCCTTCCTGGCCGTTGTTGTCCTTTGTTACTCTGCATTTACATCACTGAGATGCGCTCAGCTCTGGAGATATTCTGGAGTCCTTCTAGGGAGGAGGACAAAAATTGTCCACCTCTGCCCTGCACCAGCATGTCTTCCTAACGCTCCCAGTTTGGTTCAGGGGTTCCCATCCATTTGCCCCAGGAGAGATACAGCTGGATTTAAGGATCATGCATACTTACTTTGACTGATTAACATCTATAAGGGAACCAATTTTTGAGGTGGTGAATGAAATGTGTTCATCTCCAATGACGATTTCAAGCTCctagaaatattaaaataatgaagTTATATGGAATCAGTTTTCGTCTAGCACACAGGAGACGCGCAGGGCCACACATATGGTGTGGACAGGACTGTCTTTTCAAGTTaccacaggatctacatatatgggTTACAGGGAACAGGAAAACCCTCTGGGCCTTGGGTTTGATCCTAGCATTGCCACTTAGTAGGTGTACGACCTACAACTCAATTTTTATTTAGTCAGGAGCCATGAACGCTCCCCAAAGCCATCTAAGGGGACCAATTGCCCTCTCCTGTGtgctttagaatattgaagagttaggatattactttgaggacttaaggtgcgcctgatccaagacatggtattctccattgcatcatatgcacgtggaagctggacaatgaataaggaagactaagaaagaatagatgcatttgaagtgtggtgctggagaagaatattgaaaataccacagactgctaaaaggacaaacaggtctgtcttggaagaagtaaagccagagtgctccttagaggcaaggatgggaagacttcatcttacacactttggacatactgtcaggagagaccagtccccggagaagaacatcatgtttggaaaaatAGAGGGGGGGCAAAAAAAGAGAAGGCCCTCGGTTACATGGAGTGACACAGAAGCTATagcaatgggttcaggcatagaaacaactgtgaggacggtgcagtgtTTTGTCAGTtgtgtacagggtcactatgggtcaaagcTGATtctatggcacctgacaacaacattgTGTAACACTGGGATCGTTCTGTGCTTGGGAAAGATCACTAAAACCAAATAAAAATCTCTGCCTTTAAACTTACATTCAAGTCCTTTCTACTTGTCTACCCCCCTTTCCCACTTCTTTCTCAATTATGAAAAATTTGAATAGAAAAAAGGAGTCCAGATTTTAAATGTGAATCTTTTGTCTTGCTTACACCAGGCAATAAAGCATTACAGATTCCAAGGTGAGGTTTACCTCCTGTTCtgttcttcctcccttcccagtGGTAACTGgagtataatttttttaaactcataTTTTTAAAGCAGTGGCAATATGTTATATACTTATGTTTTCAAGACTAACATTTCCTATGGAAGCTGACTTCAGTACCCATTTTTGTTAACTATAAACGATGTGACAATGTGTATCCCCTTTTACATGTGAAAATGTCTCTACAAATATTCCTCAGAGTGAGGTACAGGTATTTTTATTCTGACAAACACTATCAAATTGCTCCCTAAAGAGGTTGCACCAGTTTCACTCCCATTAGGTGCACAACCCCGTTCTCAACTCCTTTCTAGCAGTTGGCATTATGTTCTGTCACTCGGCCTGCCATGACACCAGTCATGTTTGTCAGTGCTTCAAGTCTGAGATGGTAGCTTCAATGTCATATGCAGAGCTGCAAGTTCACCTTCGATTTGCACCCCTAGAGGGGACTTCCTGAACCACTCACCTGCCGGCCAACTCGGTCAGGAGGAGGCCACAAAGCATCGTCCTCCTTGGTAATTTCACTGTCGTCAATTATTCTCTTTAGTTCTTCCATCACACTTTTATGCACATAAGCCTAAACGCAAGTTAAGAAGCAGAATATAAGTAGTATCCATAAGTTTGCTGACTCAGAGATGACTCAATTCACACCTGAATTCAAAATGCAAGCTCTAGGTACTCATTACATCATGCTTTATTTATACTCTGTAAAGCTGAGGCCTTGCATACTAACCTACGTCAAAGATGTTTTTAAGGATGCTGATGTGTGAGTAAGCAATGTGACGACTAATAAAGTTATATAAACATACATTGAGTGTAAGGACGCCAGCAATGCGACTAAGTGGTTTGAAAGAGTAACTCTGATAAGCTGTGTAGTGAAATCAGGACAGACAGAAGACATGAGAACGACAAGCACAGTTTGAGTTCACTGAGAGTCACTCTTGTCAGTAGGGGTGACTTTGAACAAGCCCCTCAGCATCAGTCTTCATTTTCTTAATGGTAAAGATAGCCACCAcctgtcagtctgtcatactgCGGTGACTCTTATGTTACCACCTGGAGGCGGGTCACCTACGGTAAAtatgtttcagtagagcttccatgttgagagactaggaagaaaggagtGGTGATTTATTTCTAAAAATTAGCCAAGAAAAACCTACCGATGACAACAGAACATTTTCCAACACGTATGCTTTAACCATGTCACCAGGGGAGATCAACTGctcgagaagggcatcatgttcggTGATGGAGACCTTGGGGGGATGGAGGGCACAATAGCCAAGGCCCAAGCATCGTGCGGTAGTGTAGGCCTGGTGGCATTTGGTCCTGTTGCACGTAGTCACCACGAGCtggagccaacttgacagcagttgGCCAACAAGGGGCGATAATGCCACGCAGCACGCGGGCCTACAAACAATGTCCAAGATAATCAGAGAGCGGGGctccaaaatgttcatggaaaaatttccaTTAGGTTTTAGTttcatttcccacaaactttttggagcACCCTTGTATTTGTAAATCCGGAGTCCTCATGGCATACTGGTTCCTGTTGGTCTGCaacctgcaaggtcaggagttcaaaaccaccagccactcagtcagagaaagatagggcttcctactcccataaacagttccagtcttggaaactcagggggacagttctaccctgtcctataggggttgcTATGcactggaatctactcaatggcagtgagctttgtttgtgtgtataaacttATCTATTGCGAGGCCTGATGTCTAACATGCACTCAATGACTGTTAAATGCTTGCTCCTGCTCTTTTCTCAAGGAAATATACCAAGCACTTTAAATATAACTTTTTTATTCTACAAGAGCACTTACAAAGTAGCGAGAAGGGCAGGTTTTTATCATCCCTGCTTTGGTGAATGAAGAAAAGTGGCAGCTAGTTCAACCAGGGAACTGGCCCAAGATCACATGGCTAGTGATTTGCAGATACAGGGTTCAAACCATGATCTGCTGAATCTCATATAATTACCAGGAGTGACTCAGAACAGTGACAGAAAACTGCACAGGAAGGAGTCACTCCCATCTCCAGACAGAAGCACCCTCACACCTGCAGTGAGCGCGGGCCTCCCAGAAGGTGCATACCTCTTTTCTGATCATGACATCGTTTTTGTAATTACTGTTGTTGGCGTATCTCAATTTACCTGTGAAGGGCAAAGAACAGATTGAACGTGCAATTAAAACACGTGAACGTGCAATTAAAACATCACTGCTACCAACACCATCAGCTGTTCTTAAAATGCATTCTTCCTCTTCAATTGTCAAACAGATGTGCTAGTTCTTATTTAACCGTGGGGTTGCAACCATGCTGGCGTTCTCACTTCTTCACGGTCCACCAAATAGCATCACACCATTATACCGCCAAAAGTACAGCTGGTGCCAAACTACTACATTTCAGTGCAAAAGGCAGCTTATGTGTGCCAACAGAAACCAGGCGGGCAATTTTGTAAGCTTGGGCAAATCACCCATGTCCTCATCTGACACTAGGGACAGCCAGGATAACTCTCTGTACATGAGGCCTCCTGAAGCGCAGGTGAGTTTTGTGAAAGCACTTTAGACACTGCAGTGCTGGCTATGTGTATTTATCCACAGGGCCACACCACCCTCTGATCTAGTCCTGTGAGGGAAGCGTTTTTCAGCACTGCGCTCATCGCCCATAAGCACACAAGGCCCTTCGGGAGCCCCTGCGTCTGGGCCACCCAGCAAGCTAGGTTggctatgtgacagagaagacgtGATTCGTACCTTGTAGACTCACTGAGCTACTTTAATTGACTTCAACAGCAGCTGTATTTCTCTGCCTAGCCTGTCTTTTTACTCCGTCCAGTCAAGTCATCTAGTGAGAGCTCGCACTGGACTCCTCCAATGCTTTGATATTGCCAAagggggttacaagttgggctgctaacctcaaggtcggcagttctgaTTCCTCTGACAGCTCTGCTGGAGgcagctttctgcttctgtaaaaatttacagcttcagaaacccacaggggcagtcttggtctgtcccattgggtcactatgtgttcaaatggactcaatggcagtggactgcCTTCCTGAACAATTCACACTTAGCCTGACATACTGCAAAATTGTACTCaactcctaccccacccccactcctgtgATATATTGGTCACACAAAGCTGCAGTTAATCAGATTAAGAGGAGCTTTAGAAAGTTTTGggggaaatcccattatcttttacaGTGATACCTCGGTTGTCGAACTCAATTTGTCCCAAATCCGTGTTCAAACACTGAAAGGTTTGAGAACTGAACTTATTTTTGCCATATGAAATAATGGAAAAtcaaataattggttctgaggcccTAGAATTACACTTATACATATGCAATGGAGGCTTTTAGCCTTCTCATAGCTATCACCATCGAGTTATTTCTAATTTAGCCACCTTCACGGTAACTTTTCAACCACATTGATGATCGGGGTTCCTATGGCAGTTAACGAATTCCCACCTTTCCATACATTAGCCACTTTAATCACATTTTTCCCTCAAAAATGTTAACATCAACTTAGCCATATTGTACTCAGCCACCAAATCAGGCAAACATCGACCTGATTCAAATTTTGCAATGATTTCAGTTTTCCTCTTCGCTTTCCTGCTGGTATCACTAACTTGCTTTGGAGCCAGGGTTGTAACATTTTACACAAAACCCACAATGACGACAGTTTTAAAGCACTAACACAAGCTCTGTAAGTGATCTGAGTGGGCGACACCATGGTGGGCGACTCACTTTATTCCCAGTCGGATTTTCGGTTGGGTTATAAGCGAAGTTCTGAACACTGAGAAGATTTTTGTAAGGAACAGCAGTGACGGACTTCTGCTCGAGCTTGGGGCCGTTGTAACAGAGGTATCACTTTAATTCATAAACTCTGAAGCTCCCTCATGCTCGGTTTTTGCAAGAAACGCCCCATAAATTTGTTGGGTTTTCAGCCTGTTTAATATCCCTAATGAGTTCTGACTAGCCAACCTGTACTCGTGCCTAAAGACCTGTCTTCCCTGCCCCGCGGCACTTCATTCAGGAAACTCCCCTGAACCCCAGGCTTCTTAGGCGGCCCTTtggattcttcctcctcctccccgccgctctcccccccccccccgcacttcATACAGATCCGCCCTATTTGAGAGTTCGCCTGACCTCACCACGCTTGGAGGAAAGATTGAcattaaaactcactgccgtcgaattGATTCAAACTTAGATTTTGTAAAAAGTGGCGCCAAAAGGgctttcccttccccccccccaaaaaaaagcaagCGGTCGTTTTGCACGAGCCCTTCTCAAGCCCCCTCACCGCAGACTACACTCAGCAACAAGCCACTTTGGTTTTGAACGCTTCTCTGCGAGCACTATCGATggtgggcttccaaaagttcatggaaaactagAATGCCAAGGTGACTCCCCCCTCCCACGAATTTTTACTCAAGGTTCTCTGTGTTATTGGGTACGGCTTGGCAGGTTGTCTTTGCGGGTACGGGTACACTAAACAACATTTCCCGCACAAATGGCCATTCTAGCCGTTCCCGTGTATGAAAAGTTGCCCAGGTGACCTGCCCGTCTGCCCAGCCAGGGCCGGTCCCATTCATCTTCGTGCCTTTCTGCCCGTCACCACACTCCCGCCGCTCCCCACGCGCTATCCATCAGTGAAGCCCCACGGTTCTAATACCCGAGTCCTTCTTTTAACCGACAGCTGTAACCGTCTCCGAGGAGCCCTGGCTTCACTCCTGCCCAAGAACGCTCTTTTCAACGCCAGAAGCATTCTGGGACAAAACGAAAAAGTCGACACCAAGCAGAACCCGTGCACATAGACAGAAAGGACCAGAGGGGCGCTCCCTTCGTTCCCGCGCTGCCTAGGCCGGTCTCGATCCCAGGACTTTCCGGAATCCCAACCTCCCCTCTCGCCCGCCCCCAGGCCTGGTCCCCACTCTTACCGTCGGGTCGGAACTCAAACTCCAGGAACTCGTGGCCGAACTTGCCTTTGTGACCCACGTAGTAACGCAGGTAAAAGTCACTCTCCATAGCTAGCAAAAGCCCACGGAGAGGGACCCACTCCAAAAAGACGCGCCACCACTGTACGCGCCCAAAACTGACGTGAAGAGCGGCGCACGGAAGTGACGTCAGGCAACGCGGCGTCGCACAGTGAAGAGATCCGGTCTGATGCGCTCACCGCCTCCCGGGGTCGGAAAGAAGGCGGCTCCTCCCCTTTTATGCCGAGCCCAGACGCTGCCTCGCCCTTCGTGCCCTTCCCACTTGGAGGCGGGGCCAAGGCTGCCCCGCCTCTCCCTGAGTCGGGAACGAGGCTGCCCCGCCCCTCTCACCCGCGGAGGTGGAGTCTGCACTCAAGAGTTCCACGCCCCCTCCCGAACTAGGCGGGCCTGTGGGGTTAGAAGTCGCTGTGGAGACCGGCGTTGAGTCTGGATCCCCGAGGAGGCTCACTAATAGCGACCGTGCGTACAACAGAACGCAAGGCTGCTGTGTGATCCCATTGTTGCTCCTCTTGAGGAAGTTGGCGCGCGCCCCACCCCGCCTCGCCCCCTTCTAGCAGTAGGGGTTCGGGATTGGTCGCTCCTGCTGGGAGATCCAAAGAAAGAGAACCTCTTCATCCTCACTGCTTAGGAGCATTCCGACTGATGTCTTCCCAACGGGCTTGTGGGAGTCCGTGGTAGAGCCAAActttttcaccaacaccagcattcaagtgcatcagttcttcgGTCTTATCCATTGTCTTGCTTTCTAATGTGAAAAAGACCATGGCTGAGGCGGTCGtaccttagtcttccaagtgacatTCGTTGCttattagcactttaaagagatcttgtccaGTGAAATatgccctttgatttcttgactgctgcttccctgggcagtgattatggatccaagtaaaatgaattcctTGGCAATTTCAGTGTTTcactagagggtcgctatgcgtcTAAACCGACCagctggcgcctaacaacaataacagacccCGGATGTCAAAAGAACGTatctatctgtcctggaagaagtacagccagaatgctcttagaagcaaagatggcatgaCTTTGTTCGCTTATTTTGGACATGCCATCAAGAAAGACGGGGCACGCAACCTTTCACCTGGCAGAGGTTGGCCAAAACAAGGGAAATAATGTGTGGGCAGACAGAAAAAACAATGGACATAGACATagcaacaattctgaggatggggcAGGTCCAAGCAAGGGTTTCCCccactctgttgtacacaggtcagTCTGGAGTGTTCCGAAAGAGAGTAGCAAACTTTTGTGACTGGCTGTTTGTTCTCTGGCCTCCAGAGCAGGTGCTCCTGAGGCCAAGTTAAAAGGAATCGTTGGGTCTCCATCATGGCGCAGGATCAAGGTGAAAAGGAGAACCCGATGCGGGAGCTGCGCATCCGCAAGCTCTGCCTCAACATCTGCATGGGGGAGAGTGGCGACAGGCTGACGCGGGCCTccaaggtgctggagcagctcacGGGCCAGACCCCCGTCTTCTCCAAAGCCAGATACACCGTCAGATCCTTTGGCATTAGGAGAAATGAAAAAGTTGCCGTCCACTGCACAGTCCGTGGGGCCGAGGCAGAGGAAATCTTGGAGAAAGGCCTGAAGGTGCGGGTGTACAAGTTATGGAAAAATAACTTCTCCGATACTGGAAACTTTGGGTTTGGGATCCAGGAACACATTGACCTGGGGATCAAATATGACCCCAGCATCGGTATCTACGGCCTGGACTTCTACGTGGTGCTGGGGAGGCCAGGCTTCAGCATTGCTGACAAGAAGCACAGAACAGGCTGCATCGGGGCCAAACACAGAATCGGCAAAGAGGAGGCCATGCGCTGGTTCCAGCAGAAGTATGATGGGATCATCCTTCCTGGTAAATAAATTACTGCTTCCAAAAGACGAATTAAAAAATGACAGTGaggtgaaaaaaattttttttaattaaaaggaaTCGTTGCTCTCCTAGTCCACACTGCCTACCCAGCAGGGATTGTCGGCTCTGGCTGCCCAGCAGCAGAAGCACCTGGAGGGCACCTGAACAACGTGGATGCCTGGGCCCCAGGCCAATGCAATGAAATAAAACCCTCTGGTGGTGGACCTGGCCATTGTGACGTTCCGCCCAAGTGACTCAGGGCTGGCTTAATTTTGAGTCTGAAGCAGTTGCCTTCTGTGCAGGTTTTGTCTGTAGAAAAACTTTACAAGTTCAGTCAGCCAAGGCCAATTGAAATGCTGATGATAGAGCGGGGCCGGATTGGTTCTAGAAGGTTCTAAGGAACATCATCTGGTGACTGTGTACTCTTGTTAACCAGGCCAGTGGCCCTTGTTCTCATCCCTTTCTCCATGGAATAATAATAGGAGCagagtgtagtgtgtgtgtgggtgggtggggaaatcACTGAAGTTTGGCtagaatcaaaacaaaacaaaactcactgccatcaagtcgatgctgactcagagcaaccctgtagaacagggtggaactgccccatgggtttctgagattgtaattgttTATTGTTTATGGGAGGAGGCAGATAGCTccatcgttctccctcagagcagcgggtggttttgaactgctgcctttgcagttagcagcccactgcctacccCCTATGCCACAGGGCATTAGAATATTCCCTTGTAAAAACCATGATTTATGGTGCCCTAGGTCAAGTGAGTAGACTCTTCACACCACAGCTTCAAGTTGTACACTTGGCAGAACAGTAGTATGGATGAAAACTGTGTGGGAAAACACTTGGCAAACTGTAAATTGCTGTAAAGTCATAAAAAATGTGATCCTAGCCTGTTTCAACACTGCCCCCGTGCATTTCCCTCCCTTTGACATTTCTCAAGGAAGACTTCCTGAAGGAAAGGGTCCAGCCAGAGGGAACAAGAGGTTTTAAGAGAGCAGATATAAAAGAAGGCCATGTGTCTTTGAAGAACTGAGAAAGTTCAGTGTGGTTAGAACACACAAAAGGGCTccaaagggctcaagaaaaagCAGAATTAAGCagtaatggaagtttcccacgaACTCTGAAGCTCCCTCGTCAAACAGTGAGGGCTGAGAGGGCCTTACAAAGGCATGTTGAGGAGGTTGGGCTTGAACCGTGCAGTGCTGGATTTTAACCCGAGAAGCAGTTGAAGGGCTTTAGGCAGGGGGTGGAAACGTGTAGTGACGATGAGGCCTACCACTGCAGTTCAGAGATGCCCGTGGCTTCCATGTTTTAGGTTAAGCCGGAATGTTGAAACACTCAGCTTCCAGCAACCCAGCCCGTGGAGCAAAGCGCTGCTGGTCCTGGTCTATTGCCCTGGTTGACCCAGGATTAGACCAGTGGgagccatagggtttccaaggactGGTTTTCAGATCACCAGcgcttccttcctagtctgtcttagtctggacccCACACTGCCTTCTATTTAGCATGAcaccaacacacaagcctccacttaGGGACTGGTGATGGCTGGGATTTGAACCGTGGGCTCCCGAGCTGAGGCTGAGAGCACTGCCACTGCCCCTTACGGAGAAACCCAGGAGAGGCATGAAAGTCGTTAAAACATCACGGTGGTGGTCATTGAAGGTGGCACTGCTCTGTATTTGAATAACGGCAGCGGAAACCGACAAGTGGATGGATTCGAGATGGAATACACGAGAAGGCAAAGGCTGAGGCGGCCCAggggacaaggggaaaacaaCGCATCTGGGCCA
Proteins encoded in this window:
- the MAGOH gene encoding protein mago nashi homolog, with translation MESDFYLRYYVGHKGKFGHEFLEFEFRPDGKLRYANNSNYKNDVMIRKEAYVHKSVMEELKRIIDDSEITKEDDALWPPPDRVGRQELEIVIGDEHISFTTSKIGSLIDVNQSKDPEGLRVFYYLVQDLKCLVFSLIGLHFKIKPI
- the LOC142435611 gene encoding large ribosomal subunit protein uL5-like, whose amino-acid sequence is MAQDQGEKENPMRELRIRKLCLNICMGESGDRLTRASKVLEQLTGQTPVFSKARYTVRSFGIRRNEKVAVHCTVRGAEAEEILEKGLKVRVYKLWKNNFSDTGNFGFGIQEHIDLGIKYDPSIGIYGLDFYVVLGRPGFSIADKKHRTGCIGAKHRIGKEEAMRWFQQKYDGIILPGK